A stretch of DNA from Hydra vulgaris chromosome 03, alternate assembly HydraT2T_AEP:
ATTTTGAGGGACTTTCCCTCTTAACGggctttagaaataaaataaatagtgaaACCACTTATTGCGTGCTTTTTTATAGAAgagttcaacattttttaaacgtcAAAAAAAATTCCCTtactataaaagttaaaatgcattgtaaatgcgTTAAAATGCATtgttaaaatgattatttataatacaatggaatttaattgaaatattagaGGGAATAAAAGAAGGATTAATGcaaaatatgtttatagtttataaatatgttgttataaatttaatgcgttacagaattttttaaacatatgaaAGCAAATGCATTTATCGCTAAttccaataatattttaactgtatTTGATCTAAGTTTTACTGTTTTCCATAGCGCTACTACGTTACTTCTGTTACTACGTCCATGGTATAAGtgtaataatacttttaacagTTTTACTTTTGCCCCAAAACCACACACGCACTCACACACGCACACAGTTATAAAGCAatgttttatgaattttaagagcaaatacaacattttttaattagtctAATCGTTTGATGTTTTTCTTGGCAGGTAACAAATGGCAGAAGCAAAACTAAATGAGTTCTCTCTTCCAGATGCTTTGGATATGCTTTGTTTACCAACCTCAGTAATAACAAGCAGAAAATGTCTTTTGAGCGGAGGTTTTGTACTTGAAGCTGGAATGAACCTTACAGTCTTGCAACGACAATGCGTTAAGCTTTTGTTCGGAAAAGATTGGCATGGAAATATATTTCGATTAAATACGCAAGTAATAGCTGATCTTTACGTTGATATCGTGGATGAAATTTATCCTACAGATTTAAAAGAAGTTCAAGAACATCTTCCTAATATAAGTTACATTTTATCCAAAGTTTCTCAAGATGTAGAATTTTTTAAGTTGGATAGTGGGGAATTGTTTAAAGATCTCAAccgtattaaaataataacgtCTGAAGGTCAAAATTTATATCTTTCTTTAGAGTCATTGTTAAGCAAAGACCTTTTTGTATTTGTGCAttgcaaaaaaactatttccCTTGAAGAGCTCTTATCAACTGATATAACTCCAGGCACGATAATaaggtttattaataatatgggTTTTCAGGTTCCTCCTGGAAACGTTGTTGTAGATGGTGTTCATGTGTACGAATCTATTTTAACTGTAAGCAAGCTTGTAGGGAATCAAAGTAAActtctttatcaaatatttcaacTTGATTCTggtatcaaagtttttatttcaaatgaacCCATGTCTACATACGTATTAGAGTTAGGAAAATTTTCCTCAGATGAATACCAAAATAGAATAAAGGCaataatgttttcaatttattaCGACATATATTCTCCTTTATTTTACGGACAACTTCTAATAAACACTTCTTTTGAAAATCAGaaagtaattttacaaaataaagaaaatgattttatagAGTCACTTAAAGGTTTAACCAGTAAACCTGTAGAGAAAATTGAACATAAAGTAAAGGAAGTGGCTGCTCGACCAACGTCATTATTTTTACCTGTTTGGAACAGAATGtcattgaacaaaaaaaatagaaaaaaaaaagttacaagtttGCATTCTTCTCCGACAATTGAAGAATTCTCTCCAGTAAACTGTGTTTTTCAAATGTCAGATGACTTTGATGACTTTTCAAAAAGTCAAAGTGAGTTGATTGAGCGGGCCGTACAAAGAAAAATACGTAACATTAACAAGCCAATACaaaagttgaattttaaaagtgaaGACAAATCAGATGCTTTGAACATACACACCGTAACAGAAAAAAGCGCAGAAAACCTTTATTATGACTGGGAAAacgtttctaaaaaaataaacataccaTTAGAAGATGAGGAGTCTTATGCGTCGTCAAAAAACGCATTAAAATTCAGCaaaagttttgaagaaaaaagctTTCGATCTTTTTTTTCAGGAAGACCCCGTAACAAAActgaatcaaatttaaaaagcagctttgaaaaaaatatagattcTGGAATTGACTCGCCTGATATTAAAGAACgcgaaataaaatcatttgaacAATATCTGAAtagttcaacaaaaaataattcttttacaaTAGAACACTGCACTGAATCTAAAGAATATAACAACGAATCATTAAAAACGTTAGTTGATGGAAAAAAAgaagctttcaaaaaaaagctttcaaaaagTGACACATCTTTAGCTGAAAGTATTGGGAGTGGAGAAGAGAACTTACACGAATACATCAACAGTTCAAGATCTACTAAAGAACTTAGTTCGGACTACATGAGTGTAGCCTACTCTTGTGTCAAACCTAGAAAATGCACTAATGATTTACAGAAGAGAGAACTTGAAAGTTTAGAAGAGATACATTCATGCTCTATTGAAGATATAGTAAGAAGGTTACATGGATTACAACTcggtaaatttgaaaaagtgtttaaatCCCAAATGATAAATGGCAGACTGTTAAGTAACCTATCTGAAGATGCATTACATGAAATTGGTTTATCTCACTTTGAAGCCCGAAAGTTATACAAGTATGTACATGGGTGGAGAGTAAACACGGtaaattgttgtaaaagtttGGAAGATGCGCTTGTTACAGAGTGGTCAGTAAACGACgtcaaaaaaattatgagaaatataaaaataaatcaattaggGATTTTTGCCGTTGAAAATCAAATTGACGGCTATATGCTTGAAGATcttataagaaataattatCTTAAAACACTAGAAAACGATCATGGCATACGATTGCAAATTGTAGAAATTGAACGATTGCGTGGTTACGtttacaaagaaataaaatacaaggAGCATGAGATTGCAAAACCAGGTTCAACGAgcaaaaaatagaataaatttatgttaaatttatttatgttttcagCATGTTTTTGgtttacatttctttaaaatatatttaaaatgtatcaACAAAATGCTGGTTCACcgagttgattaaaaaaaaatttatgctttttttctaaagtcaaattatttttatcatataaaaacttgattttgtttcatttttattactattattataactttGACAAGATATCGTtcttttgttcatattttttattgagcaATTGCAACATACtgttttataaaagaagattttaactagttttacttttgtgtttttatttaaaaatttaaacaagttttgGTGACGTAAAAAATCTTGTAACACGTGTTATAAGAACTAAAGGTTAATTCTAATGTTGTTCGTTGGATGGCAAGACTTGCATcaaagttttgctttttttatctaCTGTATTTTAAGTTGATATTCCGGAGGTTACCAAATATCAACTTACATAATGCAGTGTGCGAAAAAAAATGCGGAAGAATGACTTGCGAATATATTACAGAAAAAATGCACTTactgaaaaaacatttattaaactggtacacaaaaaaaaaaaaataaaacaatgttgtaaaaaaatttatagtaaatatatatatatatatatatatatatatatatatatatatatatatatatatatatatatatatatacatatatatatatatatatatatatatatatattagggtggagcgattttcatagcaaaaaaaaaagagtttaaaaaccAATATTACTGAGACACGAATCAATGtaattataagataaaagtaaaaaaataatttttgattttgatgagatCTTGAGGGTCCTCTTTGGAATTTAAATTCTTGACAggtcctaatatttttgaatttttttttttctaaaccatatcaaccttggactcaaaaaaagcagaaaaaaaatgcttgtttcataaataataattttattaaaaaaaatttttagtgaaaaaaatacttGCAAAAATATACCTTGAAACCCCCGTTTTGTTGATGACGGgggtttttaatgaaaaaaacaactctacttttttaatttttttaataaaaacaaatattattttcaaaatctgcatattattttgcttcttttaagtATCAagttgatatagtttagaaaaaacaaaatttaaacaatattaggacccatcaaaatatttagaatccaaagaggaacctcaagaactcatctaaactaaaaaaaaaagagtaaggttcttttttcaccaaaagATATTGATTTGCTGCTcaatcaaatcaaatttcaaaaattttcaaaatcgctccaccctaatatatatttatatatatttatgccaaatatattttgacagtaTAGTCtcttttctgtatttttttatctttaaaagattgtttgtgGTTGACATAACGTTTTTTCCATTCGCCCTCGGTTTAGCGAATATACTGTTCATCTGGGTTGTTTTTTGAggaaataatgcatttttaaataatattttttgattagcATTTGCCATTCATAGGGCAGTCAATTTTTTGCTTGCAGTTacaattttcagtatttttttctttaggaaatttattttaattaatcaatGCAAAATTGTGGACTTTTATGgttctttcaatattttctgTACTGGTTAGTAAAGCTAaagtgtttctgttaaaaattttgtgaaatttattAAAGGGAGGGAAATGCTtgtctattaattttaaaaatgcttttccaatatttgttgaaacatttttgctgtacggagggttgaaccaaattacatttctatttctattttgcttttttgcattttttgtttcaaattttagctCGAAATTTTTTAATCCGCTTTAATTAAGAGCAACTTCATACGCGCGTTTGGaagagttcaaaatattttcattagaagaGTTTTGATTAGGcctattgttaattaaaataggaatttgttttaaaatttgaggatgATGATTTGAATTTATATGAATATTCGACAattcattattagtttttttataaggtcAATAAGAATTTTCCGAGAGGCtaaatgtgacatcaagaaaattcacgatttttaaattattgtttatttcaaatatatatatatatatatatatatacatatatatatatatatatatatatatatatatatatatatatatatatatatatatatatatatatatatatatatatatatatatatatatatgcatatatattggCCTGTTTGTCATACTGACGGTGTTTGCCATTGCAATCTTGCTTTATTGCTGTTTCATAGAGTTTGCAACATTAAAAGCATAAAacgcgtttaaaataaaatatgtttctttGTCAGTGTGAACGGAAattcatacatatattatatccaatttatttaaaacatacagGCCATTTCCGTCAAAAACGATTTTTAACAAACAAGTCTTACATTGTTCATTTACACCGAGTCCTCTATACGtcttattaaatcttttttaaaccaataacaCTAATTTTACGAGCTTTCAGTTCATTTCTGTGTTAGCAAATAGTTAATTTGTGAGGAATAAGTTTTGTTATAACTTGATTGCATTCAATTTTTGCTGTGTGTCTATTTAATTAACATTCATCTGCAAATcttttgatatatgtttttcaTTTCACAGgcttcattataaataaaatatctttattcaGGTATTTCTTATGGACACAGTCTAGAATTGAAATTCAATGCAAATAGAGCGTTTCCAAAAAACCACGCACggaaacttttgaaaaatcacgTACGGAATCTCTCAAAAAATCAGGCGCGGAAACTCGTGTTTTGTCTAACAATAAAAATCTCCGACTTactcttatttaattttaacctgttttaatattttataaacaaagaatagTGTTCATTAGTAATGttaacaaagaatgaattaagTTTGAAGCGGAATCACGCatgaaacgtttttaaaaaaagaatttacagtcgtaacttataaaagataattaatGATCTATAAGAAGATAAATTTAGTcttctttataacttttattctcTGTCAAaaacaaatgacaaaaaaaggtgtattaaaaacaaatatatcgTTGTATAATTAAACCTATTACTTTGAACTTCTGTTggttactaaataatatttcttacCCAGTGTCTCTTTgctgtttttttgatttaatagaATTAATAATGTCGCTACCCAGCTTGCACTGTGATTGCACTTTTGATTTAATAGAATTAATAATGTCACTACCCAGCTTCCACGTTGATAAAACGTTAGAACAATGTTGCGCGTTGCGTTAGCCAAACATCAAccgccaacgttgtttttatattattttggcTACAAATACTACAACG
This window harbors:
- the LOC100214047 gene encoding uncharacterized protein LOC100214047, which gives rise to MAEAKLNEFSLPDALDMLCLPTSVITSRKCLLSGGFVLEAGMNLTVLQRQCVKLLFGKDWHGNIFRLNTQVIADLYVDIVDEIYPTDLKEVQEHLPNISYILSKVSQDVEFFKLDSGELFKDLNRIKIITSEGQNLYLSLESLLSKDLFVFVHCKKTISLEELLSTDITPGTIIRFINNMGFQVPPGNVVVDGVHVYESILTVSKLVGNQSKLLYQIFQLDSGIKVFISNEPMSTYVLELGKFSSDEYQNRIKAIMFSIYYDIYSPLFYGQLLINTSFENQKVILQNKENDFIESLKGLTSKPVEKIEHKVKEVAARPTSLFLPVWNRMSLNKKNRKKKVTSLHSSPTIEEFSPVNCVFQMSDDFDDFSKSQSELIERAVQRKIRNINKPIQKLNFKSEDKSDALNIHTVTEKSAENLYYDWENVSKKINIPLEDEESYASSKNALKFSKSFEEKSFRSFFSGRPRNKTESNLKSSFEKNIDSGIDSPDIKEREIKSFEQYLNSSTKNNSFTIEHCTESKEYNNESLKTLVDGKKEAFKKKLSKSDTSLAESIGSGEENLHEYINSSRSTKELSSDYMSVAYSCVKPRKCTNDLQKRELESLEEIHSCSIEDIVRRLHGLQLGKFEKVFKSQMINGRLLSNLSEDALHEIGLSHFEARKLYKYVHGWRVNTVNCCKSLEDALVTEWSVNDVKKIMRNIKINQLGIFAVENQIDGYMLEDLIRNNYLKTLENDHGIRLQIVEIERLRGYVYKEIKYKEHEIAKPGSTSKK